The Hevea brasiliensis isolate MT/VB/25A 57/8 chromosome 1, ASM3005281v1, whole genome shotgun sequence DNA segment AACTTAGATACCCTTTCCAATCCACCGTGCAAGCCATGAACAGAAGTTATATATTTAATGTCATAAACTGCAACTCCCAAGTAGAACTTCATTAGCCCCATAAAAGATTGAAGATCACGGGGCAACTCTTGTTGTGTTAAAATCTTAATGAAGAAAGCCAAATCATAAGCACCATGGAAAGTAATCCAAGTGAAGGAATAGTTGAAAATAAGGCCAGAACTAAGAACCAACTTGGCaaaatccctagaatcaatacccTTTTCTCTATGCATCTTGAAATTAGTTCCTTGTTTTTCAAGTAAGCGAATGGACTCAACATTATGGGGATCACTCTGAAGATCGAAATCCCTAAAGTTGAACTGCCAACAATAGCAGTATTCAGTTCCAAGAGAGGGAAGATTTCCTTCTAAATCTGAAAAGGTGAGACCAAGCTGTATAATTTTAAGCATATCAACATTGAGCTTCATGAGATAGTAGGTATAATCTGGAGCATAGCAGAGAAGATGCTTGTTGAGAGTTGACTGGAAGATGGTGCCAGGGAATTCAGTGTCCATAGAAACAAAAGGGTATTGACGAATTACTTTCTGGATATGGAAAAACTCGGACTTTAGGTTGCTTGCCCAAACTTGGCGAACAACTACTTGTTTCCCTGCCATTGTTAGAGCAGACTCAGATTGCCAATTTTAAGCAGGAAAAGGAGGTTGGAACAATTTAAgtgtattatattatatatatatatatatataagagaatTTTTAGTAATCCACTTTCCATTAGAAGTGGATCAGTAGTTGTCATATACGGATTTGGAAAGAAAAAACCTAATCAAGCTAGAATTAGTAATCAAAATCCATATTTTCGATGCCTCTGTTTTAGGTGTTTATTCTTAAAAACCTAATCAAGCTAGAATTTTTATGATATGGAGTACATGATATTCCCATAAAATTTGAGTAATTGAATTAACTCTTGGTTGTCCTTGAGGCTAATTCCAAAAACTAATTCAGCGTCTTTccttacaaataaaaaataaacaaaataaataattttaaatgtgaatttattattttttttttattatgggCATCATTAAAGTTATGGAAAGCAATCAACGAATATTAtgtcataatttttaaatatatctcagtatttttacatttttttaatcaaattaatgcaAACTTTTTTATTTAAGCTTAAGTTACTTCTAACTCAATAAAATATTCAATAATGAAATAttctttttaataataaatattaaattcttttttattaattttagtaaaataaaaatagtaaaaaaataaaattagaacaTCAAGATTCCCAATGGAGCAAATTCAGAAATTCAAAATCCAAAATACTGCAGCCCATCAATTCAAATTCAACCATTAACACCAAGAATCCTCAGAACGTTTTTCCTTCAAGATGGAAAATTTGTTTGCctgattttattaatttataaattctttCAGAATTAGTTAATAGGACAAAATTGTCCAATATCATAACTATAGtagttaatataaatattatacttATAGAATAAGTTAATCGTTGAGATGATAATTTATACAATAGAAGTACAagctatcaattttttttttaattagaattcTAACTAACCcaacaattatttatatttatatatgtaattatatatatatatatatatatatatatatatatatatatattgtaataatacttataaattttagaatattatattttaaataaatttataagattattaatttttaataaaaatatttttatatcaatttttaattaaaatatataaattaaatgggtgtgaattatattcataaaattaaaataatcttaCAATCTGAACTTACGTTACTTATAATCTAGTAAAAGAAAATGTATTTAACCTATAcaatagaaagaaataaaaacTCTAAAAAAACTTAGATTAACTTACACGGTAACCGAAAGAAAAATGGTTTTGAAAAACCCATTACTTATAATCTCACTTTATTATTATCCGTCATTGATTAAAAGGGGTGTTTAATTTACCTATAAAATGTAGTTGATAGCTGATAAATACTCAAACAGGTAAAATAAAGTGTTTGATAAATTTAAAAGAGTAAAGTTGATAGCTGATAAGTAACTGATATAATATTCATCGGCTGCAGTTTATATCAGCTGTATTTTTAGAGCTATTTCTCACCAGCTAATagatgatttgattttattttttatttaaaatatattattctcttttatttaactcaaaaattaatattattaatgtttttatttttttatttataattttaacatcttaattagctcattataattttattaaaatatttttttattaataaaataaaatataaaatatttacttattataaaaaaatactttttttttacatttaagaacttaaaattaattatacattttttctttatcaacaataataattactttgttattttataactatatttttaaagttatttaattattttttatttcaataaagaaataaatgatataataaataaatcaataattatctatttattttaatcatataataaatgataaaaaatatattaaattaataattatatatttaatttaataataaaataaataatatattataataaatttataatattatatttatttcaataataaaataaattatatgatatatactctTATTAGTCATTACATATCAACAGTAATAGCTAAACATAgttttattaaacacttgatataAATTAGCTACTAGCTAATAactaataataatagctatctaTTAACGATTACTAGCAAGATCCAACAATTAAACTAAACAAACACTGAATAAATTTCAAAAGATctacaaatttaaaaatgaaaattaaaaatataagagtATAATTACTTaaagaataaattataatttaatccctAAGTTTGATAAAACTTACAACTTAATTCTtatacttttaaaattaaataatttagttcttGAGATTTAACAAAAcctacaatttagtccctatcattaaaattttagttaagtTACCGTTAATTCtagtaaaaataactaaaatgtcTTCAACTCTATTTTCAATATGAAAACAATTTAGTTcttgagattttattttattagcaaTTTAGTCTCTAAGATTTGGTTAAACCTACAAATTAGTCCTTATAATTTTAAAACCAAGTAATTTAGTTCTTAACATTTTAATAAACTTACAAGTTAGTTTCTATAGTTAGAATTATAGATAATTCCCCTATTAAATTTAGCAAAAATAACAAAGTGCTTTTAATTCTATTTTCAATATGAaacaatttaatattaaaatttttattttaataagaaattttcatattcatattttttttcttttttttttataaaacaatataaaataatatatgaaaattttataaattgataagcatatatatataaatgacataaatagaattttacaaaattataagggcttatttataaatagttataatgtttaagaataatttgtaaaaCATATGGATGATTTtgtgattaataaaaaattttaaagactttaaactaattaattcaaattttaataatttacatttaaaacgttttaattcaaagggactCACATTCTAAAAATATAGGGATTAAATTGTtaacaaaataaaatctcatgaattaaattattaagaaaataaaattttaaaggctaaattgtttttaaattaaaaataaaaataaaagtattatagtaatttttatcaaaattaatagtaaattaatgaaattctaATCGCAAGAACTAAATTAtcacttttattatattttatggaTTAAATTACTTAGTTTTAAAAACAAATTATAAATTTTGTTAAGCCTCCCTTAAATTAGTGATTGGGTACTCAATTTTGCACCAAATTGTGCCTCACGGATGGACCAAAAGGGGGTATGGGACCCCCTTAAGTAGGGGTGGCCAAGGTTCAGGAATCGTCGGttcaggttcaatgaaatcatgaacatAAACCAAACCATCATGGGACTATTTGGAAGACGGTTCTTGAACCGCTAGTTTCAGTTCGAGCCTCGGTTTAAAACAGTTTAAAGGACGGTTCGAAAAATGACAGTAGTTTGAAAGACGGTTTGGAAGCGGTTTATGGGCGATTTAAGAGcgacttaaaggaaaaaattagaagaaaattttattgatttggaatttaagttatatttgtaaaaatattttaatttttcttagaaatctttcaatcaaaataaaataagaaaaaaaaagaataaaaataacttatttttaagaaaaatttaataagcaaaaaCTTGAACTTATcaaaaaactagagatgaaattaattttttttaaaaaaattagaaaaaggtgcatgaacttaattttgcctatatatccctttaggatttagaagaatcaaaattttcaattataagttgagagaagagagattgagggagtttggccatgtaAAGTATAGACATAGGAaaactccagttagacaagtagagcacattggcttagaggatagaaagaaaataataggtagatataaactgacttggaggagaatagtataacatgacctagaagtattacacatttctaaggatttaactcaaaatagtttagagtggagaaaaagaatccatatagccgactccaataaattttttggataaaagctTATTTGAATTGAGTATTACTTgccatattttaaaaaattatatgataattgataattaaaaaaatatacaagaaaaaaaaatcaaaatagagggtattgaaaattttattgaagatataaaataataacagagtaattgagatagtattaaaaatttcaatgagcatataaaataataaaatatgagaattatgaaagtactgagaattaaaaggagtgtaaaaaataattatttagaaaatttgagagaaattgaaagagtattaagaattaaagagaatgtagagaataattgtgtagagaattaataatatatatatatatatatatatatatatatataaatgaattaagagTAGAGtgaagtatttattgaatttttttgtatttaaattacCGGTTTGGTCTGGTTCGGAATCATCGGTTCAATTCGATTTGGAACCACCGGTTTACGAtttctaaaaaatatgaacctgaaccaaaccgtagaAAGACGATTTTGATCCAATTCGAAATCGATTTTGATTTTGACCAATTTCAGTCCGCTTTTAACCGAACCGATTTCGATTCGATTCCGATTCGAAACGAGATCGTGGCCACCCCTACCCTTAAGCAAGAAATTGAACATATGGCTCTGATATCAGAAGCTCATCACGTACAATATTCAGAAAGTAGGCTTCATATTTTCTTAAATTGTATCAACACCTTCTGTCTTTTGTGAGCATTACACCAAGTTTGATAGTCATAGTACAAGACTTACAAGAAGTgagaatgacaaaaaaaaaaaaaaaaaaaaaaaagaagaggaagaagatgattatGATAATAATGAGGGAGAAGAAAAGAACCTCTTTCAAGGAATGAATTTCTAGACTTTTCAGTTTTAgcacttttaaaataaaatattattagttTAATAAATAGACATTTAACAGAATTTATCCAAGTTTAAGTCAGACCaataaataaattgaaaaaaataaaaaattaagagtttaataTTCAATTGATATTGAATTAGGTTTAAtcgatataatattaaatatattttaaaattactaatcggttaataataataataataataataataaatattatgtatttttataattattactacaatatattttataaataataattaaaataaatttatttaaattttaatatgtaagtaattatttaaaatttttaattgggtttttagatgataatattttacaataaaaatatttagaataaaattattataatgataaatttattcaaatcagcaaaaaattatttttaatatattaaaattttatagaacaataacaaaaaactaaaataaaaagtaattCATGTTAACACATGAATAAtacaaattattattaatattaattatttaaattagaaATTAGCA contains these protein-coding regions:
- the LOC131183312 gene encoding probable CCR4-associated factor 1 homolog 11 is translated as MAGKQVVVRQVWASNLKSEFFHIQKVIRQYPFVSMDTEFPGTIFQSTLNKHLLCYAPDYTYYLMKLNVDMLKIIQLGLTFSDLEGNLPSLGTEYCYCWQFNFRDFDLQSDPHNVESIRLLEKQGTNFKMHREKGIDSRDFAKLVLSSGLIFNYSFTWITFHGAYDLAFFIKILTQQELPRDLQSFMGLMKFYLGVAVYDIKYITSVHGLHGGLERVSKLLGVNRIAGNSHQAGPDSLLTLQTLIEFKNIHRKKLNENFSGFEGMLSGLCGGERLLYKPDFMDPFNWQRKNVMCST